The genome window TGCTTAAGTACGACGTACACGCCGCCACCGCCATCATGGGATTCGGTCTCGTCGGTCATGCGCTGAAGATGGCCGAGGGTAGCGCCGTTACGATCGTGTTCGAGGAATCCGACTTGCCGCTGCTGCCCGGAGTGCTCGAGCAATGCCGCGCCGGAATGATTCCCGGCGGCGGCCAACGCAATCGCGAGTACTACGCGCCAAGCGTCCGCATCTCCGACGAAGTTTCCGACGAGATCGCGGCGATTGCCTTCGATCCGCAGACCTCGGGCGGATTGCTGATCGCGATCCCCGACCAGCAGTCCCTTGCCCTGCTCGCGGAGCTTCACAATTGCGGGCATCGCGACGCCGCGATCGTCGGCCGCGTCACGCCTCGCCGCGAACACCCGATCGAACTAGTCTGACCAGGGGCCGGCCCGCTTGATCAGCGGGACCGCCTCGGTCGCATGCCGCCGCAACGGCTCGCACGCGTCGTGCGCCGGGACATCGGCGGTCGAACCGTCCCCCCTTATCCCCGAGATCTCCTCGCGCGCGCCCTATCCCTTGTTGACGTTTGAGGCCTGCAATCCCTTGGGCCCTTGCGCGACCTCGAACTCGACGCGCTCCCCCTGCTCGAGCGAGCGGAAACCTGCTCCATCGATGGCGCTATAATGAACGAACACTTCCTGCCCGTCCTCCATCGTGATGAAGCCGTAGCCCTTCTTCGGGCTGAACCACTTAACCGTCCCGTTAGCCATTTTCCCCCATACCTCCTGAAGGGAACCAGCCGGAGCGCCCCCCCTCAGGGCCTTCTCCCGCCGGCGACGCGCTTCCCCAAGCAACGCGCGTAACGGCGCGCATATAGCACAAGATGCGGCGCTTACCAAATAGGTAAAACTCACGAAACCGGGCCGTAATATGTCTGGCGATCGAAAACGGGGTGGCGCAGCAGCTAATATTGCCAGCGGCGAATTGGGCGGGCATGCATGTGGCAGTGATCGGGAATCTGGCGCATCACGGCGTCGATGCCGAATTTATCGGCGCCGTACTTCGCGCGCGCGACCAGTGACAGCGCCTCGATCATGAATTCGCGCTCCTGGTCGGTGGGCACGGCGCGATGCTCTCCCAGGACGGCCATGGGAGTGTCGCACGAATCGCAATCAAGAATCGTAAATTTGAACGGGTGAACGAAGTCGGCGTAGCGCTGCGTGTAATCACGCAACTCGCACAGTTCGCATTTCGGCATCGACTAAGCCGTCGTCGATTCGCGCGGAGGATGCAGCCGACGCATCGCGAGCCATGACGGCCCGCGACGCATCGAGGCGCAAATTCCTACTTGGTCGTTGCGGAAGCTGCCGCCGCGGGCGCCGCCGGTACCTCTTTGCCGCTCCTGGCCTGTACCGACGACTTGGTAGCGGCCTTGGCCGCGAGCTTCGCCTTCCGCTTGCAGCGATAGACGCTTGAGGTCGAGATTTTGAGGTCGGCGGCGATATCCTTGTTATGCTTGCCGCTGTTGACCTCGTTCATCACGGCGTCGCAATCGACCTTGCTGGCGAATGCGGGCCGTGCATTCGTCGCAAACGCGACGGTCGTCACGAGCATCGCCGAGGCCGCCACGAGCGCAAATTTCCTTATCAGCATTTTCTTCCCCGCTCAGGTTAGGGTCGTTTCAAACGATGCACAGTATTTCAAAATCTAAGGCGCATCAAAAGAGGCGCGGAATCTCCCTCCCGACGGGTTAGCCCTTGGGCTTGGCGAAGCCCGGGAAGGACGGTTGGCGTTTTTCCTGCAAGGCGGCGACGCCCTCGCTCAAATCGGCGCCGAAAAATCCCATCATCTCGAGCGCCAGCGATGCGTCGAACGCCGGGCCTGCAACGCGCAGCCAATTGTTGAGCGAGCGTTTGGTGAATCTCACCGCCTGTTGCGGGCCGCGCGCGAGCTTGCGCGCGACTTCCATCGCCTTGTCCATCAGCTTGTCGGCGGGAACGCACAGGCTCACCAGCCCGATGCGCTCGGCCTCCTTGCCGTCGATGAATTCCGCCGTCATCAGGTAGTACTTCGCCTTGGCCATGCCGCACAGCAGCGGCCAGATGATCACCGCATGATCTCCGGCCGCGACGCCGAGGCGCAAATGTCCGTCGGTGATGCGCATCGCCTCCGACGCGATGCTGATATCCGCCATGAACGCGACCGCCAATCCCGCGCCGACGGCGACGCCGTTGATCGCGGAGATGATTGGCTTGTCGAGATTGATCATGTTGTAAACGATGTCGCCGGCTTCCTTCCAGGCCTTGCCTACGTTGGCCGCGCTCGCCGTCATCTGCGCAATCATGTCGAGGTCGCCGCCCGCTGAAAACGCGCGCCCGGCGCCGGTGATCACCACGACATTGGTTTCGTCGTCGTCGGCAACGTCGAGCCACACGCGGCTCAACTCCCAATGGAGGCGGCTGTTGGTGGCGTTGAGCACCTCGGGACGATTGATCGTGATGAGCAGGACGCCGTCGTCGCGGCGCTCGAACAGGAGATGCTGGTACTCGCTGTATTTCACTTTTTCACTTTTTTCACTGGCACCGTCATGCGCCTGGACGGATGCCTGATCAACTTTTGTAAATGTCGATGACCTTGCCGAGCAGCGCGATCGCTTCGGGTTTCGGACGCTGAAAGCTGTTGCGGCCGATGATCGAGCCGTAACCGCCGCCGGCGTGGATCCCGCGGACGGTGTTCAGCAACGAGTCGTCGGTTTCCTTGGCGCCGCCCGAGAAAATCACGATGCGCCGGCCGTCGAAGGCCGACTGCATGACGTGCTTGATGCGCGCCGAGAACGGCTCGAGCGGAACCTTGTTGGCGTCGTACACTTTTTTGGCCTCGGCCAGTTCGATAAAAGCGGTGGGCGGCTTGACCTTGATCATGTTCGCACCGAGCTGCGCCGCGATTTGCGCCGCGTACGCGACCACGTCGAGCGCGGTCTCGCCCTGCTTGCTGACACCGGAGCCGCGCGGATACGACCACAGGACCAGCGGCAGTCCATTGGCCTTGGCCTCTTCGCCGATTTCGCGCGCCTCCTGGTACATCGACTTCTCCTGGGTCGAGCCCGGGTAGATCGTAAGTCCGATCGCCGCGCATCCCAGCCGCAGAGCGTCCTTGACGCTGGCGGTCACGGCCAGCGCGGGATCTTTTTCCTCGTTGAGAACGTCGTGATTGTTGGCCTTCAGGATGAGCGGAATCTCGCCGGCGTACTCGGCCGCGCCCGCCTCGAGAAATCCCAGCGGCGCCGCGTATGCGTTGCAGCCCGCATCGATGGCGAGCTGAAAGTGATAGCGCGGGTCATAGGCGGGCGGATTGACCGCGAAGCTTCGCGCCGGGCCATGCTCGAAGCCCTGGTCCACGGGCAGGATTACGAATTTGCCGGTGCCCGCGAGCTTGCCGTGGTTGAGCATCCGCGCCAGGTTGCTGCGCACGCCGGCGTTTTCGCAGTCGTAATAGCCAAGAATCTCTCGAACGCGCTTGGTCATATACCTCTGTCTCCCGTCTGGAGTGTCA of Candidatus Binatus sp. contains these proteins:
- a CDS encoding enoyl-CoA hydratase/isomerase family protein; its protein translation is MKYSEYQHLLFERRDDGVLLITINRPEVLNATNSRLHWELSRVWLDVADDDETNVVVITGAGRAFSAGGDLDMIAQMTASAANVGKAWKEAGDIVYNMINLDKPIISAINGVAVGAGLAVAFMADISIASEAMRITDGHLRLGVAAGDHAVIIWPLLCGMAKAKYYLMTAEFIDGKEAERIGLVSLCVPADKLMDKAMEVARKLARGPQQAVRFTKRSLNNWLRVAGPAFDASLALEMMGFFGADLSEGVAALQEKRQPSFPGFAKPKG
- a CDS encoding cold-shock protein yields the protein MANGTVKWFSPKKGYGFITMEDGQEVFVHYSAIDGAGFRSLEQGERVEFEVAQGPKGLQASNVNKG
- a CDS encoding class I fructose-bisphosphate aldolase, with the translated sequence MTKRVREILGYYDCENAGVRSNLARMLNHGKLAGTGKFVILPVDQGFEHGPARSFAVNPPAYDPRYHFQLAIDAGCNAYAAPLGFLEAGAAEYAGEIPLILKANNHDVLNEEKDPALAVTASVKDALRLGCAAIGLTIYPGSTQEKSMYQEAREIGEEAKANGLPLVLWSYPRGSGVSKQGETALDVVAYAAQIAAQLGANMIKVKPPTAFIELAEAKKVYDANKVPLEPFSARIKHVMQSAFDGRRIVIFSGGAKETDDSLLNTVRGIHAGGGYGSIIGRNSFQRPKPEAIALLGKVIDIYKS